GTCGCTGCCGCTGGCCGGCGTCTACATCGCCAGCATCGAGGCCATCTACCCCACCCCCGCCGACCGCGCCGGTTTGGCCGCGACCATCATGGCCAGTCCGGCGCAGCGAGCGGTGTACGGCCAGGTCTACAACGACACCCTCGGCGCGGTGGGGGTCTGGAAGGCCGGGATCTTCCATCTGCTCATCGCGGTGGCGGTGATCCTGACCGTCATCCGGCACACCCGCGCCGACGAGGAGACCGGGCGCACCGAGCTGCTCGACTCGACCGCGGTGGGCCGCCACGCCGGACTGACCGGTGCGCTGCTGCTGGCCTTCGGGGCATCGGCGGCCACCGGTGCCATCGGTGCGGCAGGCCTGCTCACCACCGACGTTCCGGCGGCCGGGTCGTGGGCGTTCGGGGCCGCGCTGGCCTGCTCCGGGCTGGTGTTCACCGCGGTGGCCGCGGTGGCGGCGCAGCTGTCGCCCGGCGCCCGGTTCGCCCGGGGCGCCGCGTTCGGCGTGCTTGCCGCCGCCTTCACGCTGCGGGCGGTCGGGGACGCCGGGTCCGGCTCGCTGTCCTGGCTCTCACCGCTCGGCTGGTCGCTACAGGTACGTCCTTACGCCGGTGACCGCTGGTGGGTGCTGCTGCTACACCTGACCGCCACGGCGGCGCTCACCTGGCTGGCCTACCGGCTGGCCGCCCGCCGGGATGTCGGCGCGGGGCTGCTGCCCGACCGCCCGGGGCCGCGCCGTGCGGCGCCGACGCTGGCCGGGGCGTTCGGATTGGCCTGGCGGCTCGATCGCGGTTCGCTGCTGCTGTGGACGACCGCCCTGGTGCTCTACGGGGTGCTGGTCGGCAGCGTGGTACACGGCATCGGCGCCGAGGTCGGCAGCGACAGCGCGCGTGACATCGTCGTCCGGCTGGGCGGAACGGAGGCTCTGGAGCAGGCGTTCGTCGCGGTGGCGTTCAGCATGCTGGGGATGGTGGCGGCCGCTTTCGCGGTGTCGCTGGTGCTGCGGCTGCAGCAGGAGGAGGCTGCCGGGCGCGCCGAGACCCTGCTCGCGGGTGCGCTGGGCCGAGACCGTTGGCTGGCAAGCCATCTGGTGATCGCGCTGGCCGGATCGGC
This is a stretch of genomic DNA from Mycolicibacter terrae. It encodes these proteins:
- a CDS encoding ABC transporter permease, which encodes MTNTVVHQANPASRPFGRSSELSGTLGMLRLYLRRDRVVLPLWVLLLSLPLAGVYIASIEAIYPTPADRAGLAATIMASPAQRAVYGQVYNDTLGAVGVWKAGIFHLLIAVAVILTVIRHTRADEETGRTELLDSTAVGRHAGLTGALLLAFGASAATGAIGAAGLLTTDVPAAGSWAFGAALACSGLVFTAVAAVAAQLSPGARFARGAAFGVLAAAFTLRAVGDAGSGSLSWLSPLGWSLQVRPYAGDRWWVLLLHLTATAALTWLAYRLAARRDVGAGLLPDRPGPRRAAPTLAGAFGLAWRLDRGSLLLWTTALVLYGVLVGSVVHGIGAEVGSDSARDIVVRLGGTEALEQAFVAVAFSMLGMVAAAFAVSLVLRLQQEEAAGRAETLLAGALGRDRWLASHLVIALAGSAIAILAAGVVAGTVYGVAVGDVGGPWATVVGSAAVQLPAIWLPAAVAVALFGLAPRFAPAAWAVLIGFVALYLLGTISGLPQWVLDLEPFTHIPLVGAGGFSVVPLVVLVAIDAALIGLGGLAFRRRDLQI